A single window of [Chlorobium] sp. 445 DNA harbors:
- a CDS encoding cystathionine gamma-synthase, with protein sequence MDKKRCGFSTRAIHHAQEPDEKTGAVVPMLSMATTYKQDGINQPRGGFEYSRAQNPTRAQLEHVLAGLENAMYCNAFSSGLAALAALMSLFEVQDHIIAGDDLYGGTVRYFNQVLARYGITFSYVDTNDLQAVEKAITPKTKLIYLESPTNPMLRLSDICAVATLAKAHGLLLAVDNTFASPYLQNPLDLGADVVLHSSTKYLGGHSDIVGGALMTNNKSLYDKFCFQQKAVGAVPSPFDCWLLMRSVKTLAVRMRQQCENALAIANFLAQHGGIEKVYYPGLPTHPQHELAKRQMPRGFGGIVSVDLGSRARVEAFIKGLQIFTFAESLGCVESLVCYPWEMTHAAVPVEQRRKLGITEGLIRLSIGIEEKEDLIEELHAALALAMPQIETAR encoded by the coding sequence ATGGACAAAAAACGCTGTGGCTTTAGCACGCGTGCAATTCATCACGCGCAAGAGCCTGACGAGAAAACGGGCGCGGTGGTGCCAATGCTCTCAATGGCAACCACATACAAACAAGATGGTATCAATCAACCGCGCGGTGGCTTTGAGTATTCTCGAGCGCAAAACCCGACACGTGCTCAGTTAGAACACGTCTTAGCAGGCTTGGAAAACGCAATGTATTGCAATGCATTTTCGTCAGGACTTGCTGCACTTGCTGCACTGATGAGCCTCTTTGAAGTACAAGACCATATCATTGCTGGCGATGACCTCTATGGTGGCACCGTGCGCTATTTCAATCAAGTGCTTGCCAGGTATGGCATCACATTTTCTTATGTGGATACAAATGATTTGCAGGCAGTCGAAAAGGCGATTACACCGAAGACAAAACTCATCTACCTTGAATCACCAACAAATCCGATGCTGCGGCTCTCCGACATTTGCGCTGTAGCAACGCTTGCCAAAGCACATGGGTTGTTGCTCGCTGTCGATAACACATTTGCAAGTCCCTATCTACAAAACCCATTGGATTTGGGGGCTGATGTTGTGCTGCATAGTTCAACGAAGTATCTAGGCGGGCACTCCGACATTGTAGGCGGTGCGTTGATGACAAACAACAAATCGCTCTACGACAAATTTTGCTTTCAGCAGAAAGCAGTAGGCGCCGTGCCATCGCCATTTGATTGCTGGCTACTAATGCGCTCGGTCAAAACGCTGGCGGTGCGCATGCGTCAGCAGTGTGAAAACGCACTGGCGATTGCCAATTTTCTTGCACAACATGGTGGAATTGAAAAAGTCTATTATCCGGGCTTGCCCACGCATCCACAGCATGAATTAGCAAAGCGTCAGATGCCACGCGGCTTCGGGGGTATTGTCTCTGTGGATTTAGGTTCAAGAGCACGTGTGGAGGCGTTCATCAAAGGCTTACAGATTTTCACATTTGCGGAAAGTTTAGGCTGCGTTGAAAGTCTGGTTTGCTATCCGTGGGAGATGACACACGCCGCTGTGCCCGTAGAGCAGCGCAGAAAACTTGGTATCACCGAGGGCTTGATTCGCCTCTCTATTGGAATTGAAGAAAAAGAAGACTTGATAGAGGAATTGCATGCTGCACTAGCACTTGCAATGCCGCAGATTGAGACAGCGCGATAG
- a CDS encoding NUDIX hydrolase translates to MPYTYAYPRPALAVDCVVFGYDGADLKLLLIERAKEPFKGAFALPGGFIKMNETLDDAAKRELWEETSVKNVFLEQLYTFGAPKRDPRDRVISVAYYALARLAHHRLKARSDARHVIWHPIHNIPKLAFDHNLIVQTAIARLRSKVTYQPIGFELLPKKFTLTELQRFYEAILGHELDKRNFRKKILKFGILEPLGEYQEGVAHRKAEYYRFNKKKYDALAKSGFYFDLQNFVA, encoded by the coding sequence GTGCCATATACTTACGCTTATCCGCGCCCGGCGCTTGCAGTCGATTGTGTCGTATTTGGCTATGATGGTGCCGATCTAAAACTTCTCTTAATTGAGCGTGCTAAAGAGCCATTTAAAGGCGCATTTGCTTTGCCCGGCGGATTTATCAAAATGAATGAAACGCTCGATGACGCTGCAAAACGCGAACTCTGGGAAGAAACGAGCGTCAAAAATGTGTTTTTGGAACAACTCTATACCTTCGGTGCCCCAAAGCGCGACCCAAGAGATAGAGTCATTTCAGTTGCTTACTATGCTCTTGCGCGGCTCGCGCATCACAGGCTCAAAGCCCGCAGCGATGCGCGACATGTAATCTGGCATCCTATTCATAACATTCCCAAACTTGCTTTTGACCATAACCTTATTGTTCAAACCGCTATCGCACGCCTTCGCAGCAAGGTTACCTATCAGCCTATCGGCTTTGAGCTCTTGCCTAAAAAATTTACCCTAACTGAATTACAACGCTTCTATGAAGCGATTTTAGGACACGAACTCGATAAGCGTAACTTTCGCAAGAAGATATTGAAGTTTGGCATCTTAGAGCCTCTCGGTGAATATCAAGAAGGTGTGGCGCACCGCAAAGCGGAGTATTATCGCTTCAATAAAAAGAAATATGATGCACTTGCAAAGTCAGGTTTTTATTTTGACTTGCAGAATTTTGTAGCCTAG
- a CDS encoding nicotinate phosphoribosyltransferase: MTLHNLILLTDSYKISHYKQYPPKTENVYSYFESRGGRFKEVVFFGLQYYLKAYLAGEVITKKKIDEAEECCAAHFGNAFVFNRTGWEYIVDAHRGRLPVRIKAVPEGFVVPTQNVLMTVENTDMNCYWLTNYLETLLVQVWYGCTVATQSREIKRLILDYLAETGSPDLIDFKLHDFGFRGVSSVESAMIGAAAHLVNFAGTDTLPGLLLIRNYYESQAMFGFSIPAAEHSTITSWGKENEVQAFENMLRQYPTGTIAVVSDSYDIYHACEHLWGEVLRQDVLSRDGTLVIRPDSGNPKDVVLRVVEILGEKFGYELNRKQFKVLHPKVRVIQGDGVNYDTIAEVLETLKQHGWSADNIAFGMGGALLQKLDRDTQKFAFKCSSITIQNEMRDVFKSPITDNGKQSKRGRLKLVKSGDTFKTVSQHESGEDILQTVFENGEIVRQYSFEEVKRNAVLPLPVNL; this comes from the coding sequence ATGACACTACACAACTTGATTCTTCTGACAGATTCCTACAAAATCAGCCATTACAAGCAATATCCGCCGAAAACGGAAAATGTCTATTCGTATTTTGAGTCACGTGGTGGGCGTTTCAAAGAAGTGGTTTTTTTCGGACTGCAGTATTATCTCAAAGCCTATCTGGCAGGAGAAGTTATCACTAAGAAAAAAATTGATGAGGCTGAAGAATGTTGCGCTGCGCACTTTGGCAACGCCTTTGTTTTTAACCGCACAGGTTGGGAGTATATCGTCGATGCACACAGAGGTCGTTTGCCTGTTAGAATCAAAGCGGTGCCCGAGGGGTTTGTTGTGCCCACACAAAATGTGCTCATGACGGTTGAAAACACAGATATGAATTGCTACTGGCTTACAAACTACTTAGAAACGCTGCTTGTGCAAGTCTGGTATGGCTGCACTGTCGCTACACAGTCGCGCGAGATTAAACGCTTGATTTTGGATTACCTTGCTGAAACTGGTAGCCCTGACCTTATCGATTTTAAGCTGCACGATTTTGGGTTCAGAGGTGTCTCTTCAGTTGAATCGGCGATGATAGGCGCTGCCGCACACCTTGTTAATTTTGCGGGAACGGATACGTTGCCCGGCTTGCTGTTGATTCGCAATTATTATGAGAGCCAAGCGATGTTTGGCTTCTCAATTCCTGCTGCTGAGCATAGCACCATTACATCGTGGGGCAAAGAAAACGAAGTACAAGCATTCGAGAACATGCTGCGCCAATACCCGACTGGTACAATTGCCGTCGTGAGCGATTCTTACGATATCTACCACGCTTGTGAGCATCTCTGGGGCGAAGTCTTGCGTCAAGACGTGCTCTCGCGTGATGGCACCCTTGTCATTCGTCCCGATTCAGGCAACCCGAAAGATGTCGTGCTGCGCGTTGTAGAAATTTTAGGTGAAAAGTTTGGTTATGAACTTAACCGCAAGCAGTTCAAAGTCTTACATCCCAAAGTGAGAGTCATTCAGGGCGACGGCGTCAATTACGACACCATTGCTGAAGTTTTAGAGACACTCAAGCAGCATGGATGGTCAGCCGATAATATCGCATTTGGAATGGGCGGTGCACTGCTGCAGAAACTCGACCGCGATACACAGAAGTTTGCTTTCAAATGCAGCAGCATCACGATTCAAAACGAAATGCGTGACGTCTTCAAAAGTCCAATCACTGACAATGGCAAGCAGTCTAAGCGCGGACGATTGAAACTTGTCAAAAGCGGCGATACCTTCAAGACCGTTAGCCAACACGAGAGCGGCGAAGATATTTTGCAGACTGTTTTTGAGAATGGCGAAATTGTGCGACAGTATTCGTTTGAGGAAGTAAAACGAAATGCTGTACTGCCACTTCCTGTCAATCTTTAG
- a CDS encoding acetylornithine aminotransferase, whose translation MTQQDVLSSERLSLKEKESEIFFHTYARLPLEISHGEGVYLYTKDGRQFLDMISGIGVNALGYGNPRILAAIEAQAKKYIHTSNLFLLEPQFKLAEKLLELTGFSKVFFSNSGAEAIEGAMKLARKWASAISEQKREILSLTNGFHGRTYGAVTLTANSKYHKGFEPLLPETGFITFNDVSDLEAKVSARTAAVFVEFVQGEGGICAISKTFAEKLAELRERYNFLIIADEVQAGCGRTGKFFSYMHYDVQPDVICAAKPLGGGLPLSAIIGNARVAETFTKGNHGTTFGGNPVACAAGLALIEELLEKNLMENAVKVGSYLQKRGHELMRKHIQIRSVRQIGLMVGFSMPRDASFYVEKMLAHGVIINATNTNVIRLLPPLTITEHEAEICMHALDKVLSEEWLIKN comes from the coding sequence ATGACTCAACAAGATGTGCTCTCATCTGAAAGGCTTTCGCTAAAAGAAAAAGAAAGCGAGATTTTTTTTCATACCTATGCGCGCTTGCCACTTGAAATTTCGCACGGTGAAGGCGTCTATCTCTACACCAAAGATGGTCGTCAATTTTTGGATATGATTTCAGGCATTGGCGTCAATGCGCTTGGGTATGGCAACCCACGTATTCTTGCAGCGATTGAAGCACAAGCGAAAAAGTACATTCACACGTCCAATCTTTTCCTGCTCGAGCCGCAATTCAAACTTGCAGAAAAACTTCTGGAGCTTACTGGCTTCTCAAAAGTTTTTTTCTCTAACAGCGGCGCAGAAGCTATTGAAGGTGCTATGAAACTTGCACGCAAGTGGGCAAGTGCAATCTCCGAGCAAAAACGCGAGATTCTTTCTCTCACAAATGGATTTCACGGTCGAACCTACGGCGCTGTTACACTTACAGCAAACTCAAAATACCACAAAGGCTTCGAGCCACTTTTGCCTGAAACTGGCTTCATTACCTTCAACGATGTCTCTGATTTAGAAGCGAAAGTTTCCGCACGCACGGCTGCAGTGTTTGTAGAATTTGTGCAAGGCGAAGGCGGCATTTGCGCTATCTCCAAGACTTTTGCTGAAAAACTCGCTGAACTGCGTGAGCGTTACAACTTCCTCATCATTGCTGATGAAGTGCAAGCAGGCTGCGGCAGAACAGGCAAATTTTTTAGTTATATGCACTATGATGTGCAGCCCGATGTGATTTGTGCCGCCAAACCGCTTGGCGGTGGCTTGCCACTCAGCGCTATTATCGGCAATGCGCGTGTTGCCGAAACTTTCACGAAAGGCAATCATGGCACCACGTTTGGCGGCAATCCTGTTGCTTGCGCCGCTGGTCTTGCACTAATCGAGGAGCTCTTGGAGAAGAACTTGATGGAAAATGCAGTCAAAGTCGGCTCCTATTTGCAAAAGCGAGGACATGAGCTGATGCGCAAGCACATTCAGATTCGTTCGGTGCGACAAATTGGATTGATGGTGGGCTTTTCCATGCCACGTGATGCCAGTTTCTATGTAGAAAAAATGCTTGCACACGGCGTTATCATCAACGCTACAAATACCAACGTCATTCGTTTGCTCCCGCCACTGACGATTACCGAACATGAAGCTGAAATCTGCATGCATGCACTAGACAAAGTTCTCTCGGAAGAATGGCTGATTAAAAACTAA
- a CDS encoding ethanolamine utilization protein EutM (ethanolamine utilization protein; involved in the degredation of ethanolamine), translating into MSALGIVETKGFVGALEAANAMLKSGNVEFVSKEYIGGGYVAVIVKGEQPAVKHAVEAGAIAAQRAGELISAHALENPHEDLHKLLTKV; encoded by the coding sequence ATGAGTGCATTAGGAATTGTCGAAACAAAAGGATTTGTCGGTGCCTTAGAGGCAGCCAACGCGATGCTCAAATCGGGAAATGTAGAATTTGTCAGCAAAGAATACATTGGCGGCGGTTACGTGGCTGTCATTGTCAAAGGGGAGCAGCCTGCGGTCAAACATGCCGTTGAAGCGGGCGCAATTGCAGCACAGCGTGCTGGTGAACTTATCTCTGCTCATGCGCTTGAAAATCCGCATGAAGATTTGCACAAATTGCTCACCAAAGTATAG
- a CDS encoding penicillin-binding protein, whose product MILIVILSRSLPSLEQLENPKPQLATEVYSADGVLLTKFFNQNRTVVRLDSISPHVIHALIATEDVGFYEHWGLDAPRLMRAMVENIGLVLRGRRARGASTITQQLARNLWLTPERSLSRKLQELLISIQIERTYTKDEILSLYLNTVYFGEGAYGVEAAAWTYFAKPASQLTVPESALLVAALKEPARYNPVKNPKDAQARRNLVISLMERAKFITAREAEKYRASKIELHYTPVTDLGIAPYFTEYVRRQLQSEAEKHKFDIYRDGLVIYTTLDTRMQAHAERAIQRHLPMLQNEFNKNWKWDSKRGDSLRTVFIKESDRFKELITKGISEKEAIRQLKNDKGWLDTLLYEKTVVQVAFVAIEPSTGHIKAWVGGTDFVKYKFDHVWQAKRQPGSTFKPFVYTGAIDQGIPPNYKILNQPIAIKTPQKMWMPENSEKDVGGLVTLRDAIANSMNLVTIRLAQAHVPPSKIAQYARRMGIETPLEENLALALGASVVTPLEMTSAYGTFANNGVHVSPISILRIEDRFGNVILSNKPVKREALNPATNYVMVTMLKGVMDRGTGAAARSKYNFRYEAGGKTGTTQEQGDAWFMGFTPQLVAGVWTGFDDQRIKFTSMSYGQGSRAALPIWAMFMKACYDDKSLKYSAQYFARPSNVYTRLISLDTNQPTDASSPRAYVEFFTEACLRRYASLIPGGDSLRLNTPILLPAASKKRGEGEY is encoded by the coding sequence ATCATTCTTATCGTCATACTCTCGCGCAGCCTGCCTAGCCTTGAACAGCTTGAAAACCCAAAGCCACAACTTGCTACCGAAGTGTATTCGGCAGATGGGGTGTTGCTGACCAAATTCTTCAATCAGAATCGCACGGTGGTACGCTTGGATTCGATTTCTCCACATGTCATTCACGCGCTGATTGCAACGGAAGATGTCGGATTCTATGAGCACTGGGGACTTGATGCGCCGCGCTTGATGCGTGCAATGGTCGAAAATATCGGTCTCGTCTTGCGTGGCAGACGCGCACGCGGCGCCAGTACTATCACGCAGCAACTTGCACGTAACCTTTGGCTGACACCAGAGCGGAGTTTGAGTCGCAAACTCCAAGAACTTCTAATTTCAATTCAGATTGAGCGCACCTACACGAAAGATGAAATTCTGTCGCTCTATCTCAACACGGTCTACTTTGGCGAAGGTGCCTATGGTGTGGAAGCAGCGGCGTGGACATACTTTGCAAAACCCGCCTCGCAGCTCACTGTGCCGGAAAGCGCACTTTTGGTTGCTGCGCTCAAAGAACCGGCTCGATACAACCCGGTCAAGAATCCGAAAGATGCACAGGCTCGGCGCAATCTGGTCATTAGCCTAATGGAGCGCGCTAAGTTCATTACTGCACGTGAGGCTGAAAAATACCGCGCCTCCAAAATCGAATTGCACTATACGCCCGTTACCGACTTAGGCATTGCACCTTATTTCACAGAATATGTGCGCAGGCAACTTCAAAGTGAGGCGGAAAAGCATAAGTTTGACATCTACCGCGATGGCTTAGTGATTTACACTACGCTCGACACACGCATGCAAGCGCATGCCGAACGTGCTATTCAACGCCACTTGCCCATGCTACAAAATGAGTTCAACAAAAATTGGAAGTGGGATTCCAAACGCGGTGACTCGCTGCGTACAGTGTTTATTAAAGAATCTGACCGCTTCAAAGAACTCATTACAAAAGGCATTTCAGAAAAAGAGGCTATTCGCCAACTAAAAAATGACAAAGGTTGGTTAGACACACTGCTCTATGAAAAAACGGTCGTGCAAGTTGCCTTTGTAGCCATTGAACCTTCAACGGGGCACATCAAAGCATGGGTAGGCGGCACAGACTTTGTTAAGTATAAGTTCGACCATGTCTGGCAAGCCAAGCGTCAGCCTGGCTCCACCTTCAAACCCTTTGTCTACACAGGTGCTATTGACCAAGGCATTCCACCGAACTACAAAATTCTCAATCAGCCGATTGCCATCAAGACCCCACAAAAAATGTGGATGCCTGAAAATTCAGAGAAAGATGTCGGCGGCCTGGTAACACTGCGTGATGCAATTGCAAACTCTATGAACCTTGTTACCATTCGTTTGGCACAAGCCCATGTGCCGCCTTCAAAAATCGCTCAGTATGCCCGTCGAATGGGCATTGAAACACCACTCGAAGAAAATTTGGCGTTAGCCTTGGGAGCCTCAGTTGTTACCCCGCTGGAAATGACGTCCGCTTACGGCACATTTGCAAACAATGGTGTGCATGTCTCGCCCATCAGCATCTTGCGCATTGAAGATCGATTTGGCAATGTGATTTTAAGTAATAAACCCGTCAAGCGTGAAGCCTTAAACCCAGCGACAAACTACGTGATGGTAACCATGCTCAAAGGTGTCATGGACAGAGGTACAGGTGCAGCGGCACGCTCAAAGTATAACTTTCGCTACGAAGCAGGAGGAAAAACAGGCACAACACAAGAGCAGGGCGATGCATGGTTTATGGGCTTCACGCCGCAACTTGTCGCTGGTGTCTGGACAGGCTTTGATGACCAACGCATAAAGTTTACCTCAATGAGCTATGGGCAAGGCTCCCGTGCAGCATTACCAATATGGGCGATGTTTATGAAAGCCTGCTATGATGATAAATCCTTGAAATACAGCGCACAGTATTTTGCCCGACCGAGCAATGTCTACACGCGTTTGATTTCACTCGATACTAACCAACCAACCGATGCCTCATCGCCGCGTGCTTATGTGGAGTTTTTTACTGAAGCTTGTTTGCGCCGATATGCATCACTCATTCCAGGCGGTGATTCCTTACGCCTCAATACACCTATCTTGCTACCTGCCGCAAGCAAAAAACGCGGTGAAGGCGAGTACTAA
- a CDS encoding ABC transporter substrate-binding protein, translating into MVATRSEQLVFLCKSLRRIHLSLRFGLLQLFIFALPFLFLNLSCKKSQEHSASPKPIVVAIANDFDHLNPLLIQLSLSREVCIQVFPKLVLADFDEATGEVRYSPCLATRWEFSDDGRRATFYLRSDAEWDDGQPITAADLKFSYQLYAHPAVASTRQQYVQDLLRDQNGNIDFERAVQTPNDTTLILTFNKPLAPLIILDHFYDLMPVAKHIFEKIDPKDLRAKSAELAIVGGGPFKVEKWERQKSLVLVSNPRSVLPHPAKVQRIVFRIIPEYATRLAAFKTGEVDVIMSAGGISPKDLGEVQQNPNLDVLAVRARSFDSIVWLTIDGEAYRTSSKIVPNFFFGDKRVRQAMTYAINRQAIAEGFMGKDRATIVNTSLSPAYKSILHPSLHPYDYNPQKALELLRAAGWQRGKSGTLEKDGKPFAITLAYPAGNQRRMYAATAIQQNLKEIGIECTLSAAEAVVFNDNQNQLRYDAALSGLSAETLPFQLTIWNSDFKNTPFNSSCFQNARLDTLCQRLTEPLPADTALRYWHEYQEILHDEQPRTFLYYYDELQGFNKRIRNVKVNMLAVLINAHEWEIK; encoded by the coding sequence ATGGTCGCTACACGGTCTGAACAACTAGTCTTCTTGTGCAAATCTTTGCGCCGAATTCACTTGTCTTTGCGTTTCGGTCTTTTGCAGCTCTTCATCTTTGCACTGCCCTTTCTTTTTCTGAACCTTTCGTGTAAAAAAAGTCAAGAGCACAGCGCATCACCCAAACCTATTGTTGTAGCTATTGCAAACGACTTTGATCATCTCAATCCGCTGCTGATTCAGCTCTCGCTCTCACGCGAGGTCTGCATCCAAGTCTTTCCTAAATTGGTTCTTGCCGACTTTGATGAAGCCACTGGCGAAGTGCGCTACTCACCTTGTCTTGCTACACGCTGGGAATTTTCTGATGATGGCAGGCGCGCTACATTTTACTTGCGCAGTGATGCAGAGTGGGACGACGGTCAGCCCATTACTGCCGCCGACCTCAAATTTTCTTATCAACTTTATGCACACCCTGCTGTTGCCAGCACACGTCAGCAGTATGTTCAAGACTTGCTGCGCGACCAAAATGGCAATATCGATTTTGAGCGCGCTGTTCAAACCCCGAACGATACCACACTTATTCTCACTTTTAATAAGCCGCTCGCCCCGCTCATCATTTTAGATCACTTCTACGACCTGATGCCAGTTGCAAAGCACATTTTCGAAAAGATTGATCCGAAGGATTTGCGAGCAAAGTCTGCAGAGTTAGCAATCGTGGGCGGCGGTCCTTTCAAAGTTGAAAAATGGGAACGGCAAAAATCACTTGTGCTGGTCTCAAATCCACGCTCCGTTTTGCCACATCCTGCAAAAGTGCAGCGCATCGTTTTTCGCATTATTCCAGAGTATGCAACACGTCTTGCCGCCTTTAAAACCGGTGAAGTCGACGTGATTATGTCCGCTGGCGGTATTAGTCCAAAAGATCTTGGCGAAGTGCAGCAAAACCCTAATCTCGATGTGCTAGCAGTGCGCGCCCGCAGTTTTGACAGCATTGTCTGGCTTACAATCGATGGTGAGGCTTATCGTACCAGCAGTAAAATCGTACCTAATTTTTTCTTTGGCGATAAACGCGTGCGTCAAGCTATGACTTACGCAATCAATCGTCAGGCTATTGCAGAGGGCTTCATGGGCAAAGATCGTGCAACCATTGTCAATACCTCTCTTTCACCTGCCTACAAAAGCATTTTGCATCCATCATTGCACCCTTACGACTACAATCCTCAAAAAGCCCTTGAACTGCTTCGTGCTGCTGGCTGGCAGCGTGGCAAATCTGGCACACTAGAAAAAGATGGCAAACCCTTTGCTATCACACTGGCTTACCCTGCTGGCAATCAGCGCCGCATGTACGCCGCCACCGCTATTCAACAAAACCTCAAAGAAATTGGCATTGAGTGTACGCTTTCTGCTGCTGAAGCCGTTGTCTTTAATGACAATCAAAATCAATTGCGCTACGATGCCGCCCTCTCTGGTCTTTCTGCAGAAACTTTACCGTTTCAACTTACAATTTGGAACTCCGACTTTAAGAATACGCCCTTTAATTCCTCTTGCTTTCAAAACGCACGATTGGATACGCTGTGCCAACGCCTCACTGAACCCCTTCCCGCTGACACCGCCCTCCGATACTGGCACGAATACCAAGAGATTCTGCATGATGAACAACCGCGAACTTTTCTTTACTACTATGATGAACTGCAAGGCTTCAACAAGCGCATTAGGAATGTCAAAGTAAACATGCTTGCCGTTCTGATTAATGCACACGAATGGGAAATCAAGTAA
- the cobS gene encoding adenosylcobinamide-GDP ribazoletransferase, protein MKEHWNIFLIAVMFLTRIPVGKWIDYEQGLLARSTLYFPLVGAGVGMIAAGALWLCALAFPLSLAVLLSMLTTILVTGAFHEDGLADSADGFGGAAEKARVLEIMRDSRIGTFGAIALWFLLTAKWILLTHLCELRLETAMLSLIIAHSAGRWSSLWLIWRLEYVRAESATAKPFASSVTPRRFWLASSAFVLIALLCFNWLAFFIVIAAFVVSAFAAGFFKRRIGGITGDTLGAANQIVELSLYFVILTFENASKTLMPEWKFF, encoded by the coding sequence TTGAAAGAGCACTGGAATATTTTCTTGATTGCTGTCATGTTCCTAACCCGTATCCCTGTTGGTAAGTGGATAGACTATGAACAGGGATTGCTGGCGCGCTCGACGCTGTATTTTCCGCTTGTTGGTGCCGGTGTAGGTATGATCGCTGCCGGTGCGTTGTGGTTATGCGCGCTGGCCTTCCCGCTCTCGCTTGCCGTGTTGTTATCCATGCTGACGACAATTCTTGTTACAGGTGCATTTCATGAAGATGGGCTTGCCGATAGCGCTGATGGCTTTGGGGGCGCTGCTGAAAAAGCGCGTGTGCTGGAGATTATGCGCGATAGTCGTATCGGCACTTTTGGCGCAATTGCCCTCTGGTTTTTACTTACGGCAAAGTGGATACTGCTCACACACCTCTGTGAGCTGCGCCTTGAAACTGCAATGCTATCGCTCATTATCGCCCATTCAGCGGGGCGATGGTCTAGCCTTTGGCTTATTTGGCGCTTGGAGTATGTGCGCGCAGAATCTGCTACGGCTAAACCTTTTGCCAGCAGCGTTACTCCACGTCGGTTTTGGCTTGCATCGTCAGCATTTGTGCTCATTGCGTTGCTTTGCTTTAACTGGCTTGCTTTTTTTATCGTCATCGCTGCTTTTGTCGTGAGTGCCTTTGCTGCAGGCTTTTTCAAACGCAGGATTGGAGGCATTACAGGCGACACTCTGGGTGCAGCCAATCAGATTGTCGAACTTTCGTTATATTTCGTAATTTTGACTTTTGAGAACGCTTCAAAAACCTTGATGCCAGAATGGAAGTTTTTTTAG
- a CDS encoding RNA 2',3'-cyclic phosphodiesterase — protein sequence MRLFVGIFLEVSLREAVRRFCAALSEACPSMSAAVKWVQPENLHLTLKFLGTVSAEKLPALTEALHEAATVGAFDIALCEFNAFPSLAHPQILWIGVEEGAPYLASLAASINDRLTERGFPKETRKFAAHVTIGRVRQGYHLSGLAKAAQTLKPVKLGRQHVDAFALIESRLTPRGSLYALRENIALMPPA from the coding sequence ATGCGACTTTTTGTTGGAATTTTTTTAGAAGTCTCGCTGCGTGAGGCTGTAAGACGCTTTTGTGCTGCATTGAGCGAAGCGTGTCCAAGCATGTCGGCAGCAGTCAAATGGGTTCAGCCAGAAAATTTGCATCTGACTCTAAAATTCTTGGGCACAGTGAGCGCAGAAAAGTTGCCTGCACTTACAGAAGCGCTGCATGAGGCAGCAACTGTTGGGGCTTTTGACATTGCGTTGTGTGAGTTCAACGCTTTTCCTTCTCTTGCGCATCCACAAATTCTCTGGATAGGCGTAGAGGAAGGAGCGCCATATTTAGCTAGTCTTGCTGCTTCTATCAATGACCGACTCACCGAAAGAGGCTTCCCAAAAGAGACACGCAAGTTTGCAGCACATGTAACTATCGGACGAGTTCGCCAAGGTTATCATCTCAGCGGCTTGGCTAAAGCAGCACAAACCTTAAAACCTGTAAAACTTGGCAGACAGCATGTGGATGCCTTTGCGCTCATTGAAAGCCGCCTAACGCCGAGGGGATCACTTTATGCGCTGCGTGAAAACATTGCCTTGATGCCGCCAGCATAG